In Amphiura filiformis chromosome 2, Afil_fr2py, whole genome shotgun sequence, one DNA window encodes the following:
- the LOC140136859 gene encoding adhesion G-protein coupled receptor D1-like, translating into MVGVTWLIGLLANVNINIAYVFDLLSSLQGLYLIFVTCYVNSEVRDALKREWSRRNGQVNNINLRSITVRSADDTQHTTDE; encoded by the exons ATGGTTGGAGTAACTTGGTTAATTGGGCTTCTGGCGAACGTCAACATAAACATCGCGTACGTGTTTGATTTACTGAGTTCCTTGCAG GGGCTCTACTTGATTTTCGTCACCTGCTATGTTAACTCAGAG GTTCGTGATGCATTGAAGAGAGAATGGAGTAGACGAAATGGGCAGGTCAACAATATAAAT CTTCGAAGTATAACTGTCCGGTCAGCGGATGATACACAACATACGACAGACGAGTGA